A part of Candidatus Eisenbacteria bacterium genomic DNA contains:
- a CDS encoding transglycosylase SLT domain-containing protein produces MVSAAFFLALFMGQSFGNPIASRAFSLVDSIENCETSEVLNRKFGLREAAANVAVKKRELRDSLGVLISSGPIGVPAGEKEAESFLRLAKLLVRDKKESEARLILESVRTDGAGGPEARRKAASILLLLTMNSGRYETVTASDLKDIEGSLLEGQILDKLASWKERNGGLEGAIQLRKVILERFKGEPFEVKSRLALAGLYLQSGDAKKCEDELSILLMDERVAMQALFLKAQLEEKNSKPESALEYWKEIIRSFPKTKESEEAGKRIQAIRRTQRKPLTDEDKYFTSISALRGRSPSKALLQLRQLSLRSRQPEVMKLSLVSLGDYLQSKRMYSQAFDAYRKAISLENDPGEKAGIALKIGRVSMAIGRYKEAISSYTEASRASPGDATFDAALWELGRVWEHIGELDSAIVVYRRSFSVPPFSNAKAQAVSRAGLCALRLGRPGEALELMTSLFRADIDTSIRGSAHFWAGKALLCLGLNGKALSQFELAGRMGENSYHGVRGRELLGEMSGGERGVDGGAARDGSQAWRGGSMYYFLEVLSDSDSTLSPDRAFRIATELFSCGMKSDAASLLTKNHRSYDPSCRLLRAFLLSYESMVPQSLLVGRTIPDGSYNLSLPYGKAKVLHPLAFVSEFSTASSRAGVDMLLLLSIAKSESSFEPQSVSPKGATGLMQLMPQTARSISRKAGLKRVEKKELFSPEKNTLLGAHELSRMIERFNGNLTFAIAAYNAGPDAVASWVSTSSEKDPDMFVETIPYKETRKYVKDVIASYAAYSELYPNLSRE; encoded by the coding sequence ATGGTCAGCGCAGCTTTCTTCCTTGCTCTCTTCATGGGCCAGAGCTTCGGAAATCCAATTGCCTCCAGGGCCTTTTCCCTTGTTGACTCGATAGAGAACTGCGAAACCAGTGAGGTTCTCAACCGCAAGTTTGGACTCCGGGAAGCGGCGGCGAATGTTGCGGTGAAGAAGAGAGAGTTGCGCGACAGCCTCGGTGTTCTGATCTCGTCCGGTCCGATCGGGGTGCCTGCCGGCGAGAAGGAAGCAGAAAGTTTCCTGAGACTCGCAAAGCTGCTGGTCCGGGACAAGAAAGAATCCGAGGCCAGGCTTATCCTCGAAAGCGTGAGAACTGACGGCGCCGGCGGACCAGAGGCAAGAAGAAAGGCGGCCTCGATTCTTCTCCTTCTGACGATGAACTCCGGCCGGTACGAGACAGTGACGGCCTCAGATTTGAAAGACATTGAAGGGAGTCTTCTGGAAGGTCAGATTCTTGATAAGCTGGCATCCTGGAAGGAGAGAAACGGCGGCCTGGAGGGGGCGATCCAGCTCAGGAAAGTCATCCTTGAGAGATTCAAAGGTGAGCCATTCGAGGTCAAGTCCAGGCTGGCACTTGCCGGACTCTATCTTCAGTCGGGTGACGCCAAGAAGTGTGAGGATGAGCTTTCGATACTTCTTATGGATGAGAGAGTTGCCATGCAGGCACTCTTTCTGAAAGCTCAGCTTGAGGAGAAGAATTCCAAGCCGGAGAGCGCGCTGGAATATTGGAAAGAGATCATCCGGAGTTTTCCGAAAACAAAGGAGTCGGAAGAAGCCGGGAAGAGAATTCAGGCGATAAGGAGAACTCAACGGAAACCTCTTACCGACGAAGACAAGTACTTCACCTCGATCTCAGCCCTGCGCGGCCGGAGCCCCTCAAAGGCATTGCTGCAGCTGCGCCAGCTTTCATTAAGGTCAAGGCAACCGGAAGTGATGAAACTCTCTCTTGTATCCCTCGGGGATTACCTCCAATCCAAAAGGATGTATTCTCAGGCGTTCGACGCATACAGGAAAGCGATCTCGCTGGAGAATGACCCTGGCGAAAAGGCCGGGATCGCTCTCAAGATTGGGAGAGTCTCCATGGCGATTGGAAGGTACAAGGAAGCTATATCAAGCTACACCGAGGCGTCGCGAGCTTCGCCGGGAGACGCGACCTTCGATGCGGCTCTCTGGGAGCTCGGCAGAGTCTGGGAGCATATAGGCGAACTTGACAGTGCCATAGTAGTCTACCGGCGATCTTTCTCCGTGCCGCCTTTTAGCAATGCAAAAGCTCAGGCGGTCTCAAGAGCAGGACTCTGTGCCCTGAGGCTGGGAAGACCGGGAGAAGCGCTCGAGCTCATGACGTCTCTTTTCCGTGCCGACATTGACACCTCAATCCGCGGGTCCGCCCACTTCTGGGCGGGAAAGGCCCTTCTTTGCCTCGGCCTGAACGGGAAAGCGCTATCTCAGTTCGAGCTTGCAGGAAGGATGGGAGAGAATTCCTACCACGGCGTTAGAGGAAGGGAGCTTCTCGGGGAAATGTCAGGCGGTGAGCGTGGCGTAGATGGCGGGGCAGCCAGGGATGGTTCCCAGGCATGGCGCGGCGGCAGCATGTATTATTTTCTTGAGGTACTCTCAGATAGTGATTCAACTCTCTCCCCCGACAGGGCCTTCAGAATCGCGACCGAGCTATTCTCCTGCGGAATGAAAAGTGACGCCGCCTCACTGCTCACTAAGAACCACAGGAGCTATGACCCGTCATGCCGCCTCCTGAGAGCTTTCCTGCTGAGTTATGAATCCATGGTGCCGCAGTCTCTTCTTGTCGGCCGCACCATTCCGGATGGGAGCTACAACCTGTCACTTCCTTACGGAAAAGCCAAAGTGCTTCATCCGCTGGCCTTTGTAAGTGAGTTTTCAACTGCCTCCAGCCGCGCCGGGGTGGACATGCTTCTTCTCCTCTCCATAGCCAAGAGCGAAAGCTCATTTGAACCTCAATCGGTTTCTCCGAAGGGAGCGACGGGCCTGATGCAGCTCATGCCCCAGACGGCGCGAAGTATCTCGCGAAAGGCCGGCCTCAAGAGAGTAGAGAAGAAGGAACTCTTCTCGCCTGAAAAGAACACGCTTCTTGGCGCGCACGAGCTCTCCAGAATGATTGAACGGTTCAATGGAAACCTTACTTTTGCGATTGCCGCCTACAACGCCGGACCTGACGCGGTAGCGAGTTGGGTCAGCACAAGCAGCGAGAAAGATCCCGACATGTTTGTCGAAACAATTCCGTATAAGGAAACAAGAAAATATGTGAAAGATGTGATCGCATCCTATGCTGCTTATTCTGAGCTGTATCCAAATCTGTCCCGGGAGTAG
- a CDS encoding phosphatidate cytidylyltransferase, translating into MFFFSELKRKSIHFASLVIPLWYYYAPTETVARRVLLVVTLIVLLVDTVRLNQPRVRNFFRYFLGELIRDHEDISLLGSTYLLLATLLTVHLFPKAPAVACVSFLIVGDTMAALFGKAFGRTRVFGKTVEGSAACFVSCLIVGWIVPGLTPAQIFAGSLVGTIFELLPIPLDDNFRIPLSAGFAMSLVG; encoded by the coding sequence ATGTTTTTTTTCTCTGAGCTAAAACGGAAATCTATTCACTTTGCATCTCTGGTCATACCTCTCTGGTACTATTATGCCCCGACGGAGACTGTTGCCAGAAGGGTTCTTCTTGTTGTCACTCTGATTGTTCTCCTGGTGGATACAGTACGGTTGAATCAGCCGAGAGTAAGGAACTTTTTCCGCTATTTCCTTGGGGAACTGATACGGGACCATGAGGATATTAGTCTCCTGGGTTCGACCTATCTGCTTCTTGCCACGCTGCTCACAGTCCATCTTTTTCCGAAAGCACCTGCGGTCGCCTGTGTCTCCTTCCTGATAGTGGGTGACACGATGGCGGCTCTCTTCGGAAAAGCTTTTGGCAGGACTCGTGTCTTTGGCAAGACAGTTGAGGGCAGCGCGGCCTGTTTCGTCTCGTGTCTGATTGTCGGCTGGATTGTGCCGGGGCTAACGCCCGCACAGATCTTTGCCGGCTCACTTGTTGGCACCATCTTTGAGCTTCTACCTATACCCTTGGATGATAATTTCCGCATTCCACTTTCGGCCGGCTTTGCCATGAGCCTCGTCGGGTGA
- a CDS encoding tetratricopeptide repeat protein — translation MYLDRLFVVLGEEGLAGAQKLFGLGKYKQCLEHLKPYLGMHANPAAMELATMYSTRCHIEMGKMFEGKNDSASAEEEYMKALKLNPTYADLYNRLGLLRGERGENEKALADFRKAVDINPDYMEAHMSLYVLLSKMGMVGEAGKNLQEVSGRLHRPEIISEAEARLKAAKRKRNPVTKKSARREAGEKTRGVDKEALKLISQGDCMAAVKLLKHELGGTPTHADLENLLGVAYGNEGMLDDAIEAFERALRRNPSFIAARINLSVVLMRRGLWNEVKRELEHLVLLDPLNGIARNLLSVRPA, via the coding sequence ATGTACCTTGACAGGTTGTTTGTTGTTCTTGGCGAGGAGGGGCTTGCCGGGGCTCAGAAGCTCTTCGGGCTGGGAAAGTACAAGCAGTGCCTGGAGCATCTGAAGCCGTATCTTGGCATGCATGCCAATCCTGCCGCGATGGAGCTGGCCACAATGTATTCGACCAGATGCCACATTGAGATGGGGAAAATGTTCGAGGGAAAAAATGACAGCGCCTCTGCAGAGGAGGAGTACATGAAGGCGCTGAAGCTCAACCCGACATACGCCGACCTTTATAACCGTCTCGGGCTTCTGAGGGGGGAAAGGGGAGAGAACGAGAAGGCGCTGGCAGATTTCAGGAAAGCCGTCGACATAAATCCCGACTACATGGAAGCTCATATGAGTCTCTATGTGCTCTTGAGCAAGATGGGCATGGTCGGGGAGGCCGGAAAGAACCTGCAGGAGGTTTCCGGGAGACTTCATCGTCCTGAAATTATCTCCGAGGCGGAAGCGCGCCTCAAGGCCGCGAAGCGAAAGAGAAATCCGGTGACAAAGAAATCTGCGCGGCGAGAAGCAGGCGAGAAAACCCGGGGCGTTGACAAGGAAGCCCTGAAATTGATTTCGCAAGGTGACTGTATGGCGGCCGTGAAGCTGCTCAAGCATGAGTTGGGTGGGACACCGACCCATGCAGATCTTGAGAACCTTCTGGGAGTCGCCTACGGGAATGAAGGTATGCTGGATGATGCTATCGAGGCATTCGAAAGAGCGCTTCGCAGAAATCCGTCTTTCATCGCTGCAAGAATAAACCTGAGTGTGGTCCTTATGAGGCGCGGACTCTGGAACGAAGTGAAGAGGGAGCTTGAGCATCTGGTCCTTCTTGATCCATTGAATGGAATTGCCAGGAATCTTCTTTCTGTCCGTCCCGCTTGA